The Aeromicrobium senzhongii genome includes a window with the following:
- the yidC gene encoding membrane protein insertase YidC, which yields MFDFLGSIGGAIMTPLYYFTSGIVLAWHWLFEQIGMNPDGGWTWALSIVGLTLTIRAMLIPLFVKQINSSRNMQLIQPQLQELRKKYGHDRERFAQEQMKLFQETGTNPFSSCLPLLLQMPIFFALFRVIDQASRNGAEGARGFLSGAQAESLANAEWLGGRIADTFMSSEHLETKIIAMTMVIAMCATQFFTQKQLMAKNMPESALNGPFAQQQKILLYVLPVVFAVSGVAFPLGVLVYWTTSNLWTMGQQFWVIRNNPAPGTPAFKAKQERDQAKGKTVQPDPALPVETETEAQRLKRQQPKKQTRDQRRKSGSPQPKQAKPKPKPNKPAQEDPDE from the coding sequence TCCGGCATCGTGCTCGCGTGGCACTGGCTGTTCGAGCAGATCGGCATGAACCCGGACGGCGGCTGGACGTGGGCCCTGTCGATCGTCGGCCTGACGCTGACGATCCGCGCCATGCTGATCCCGCTGTTCGTCAAGCAGATCAACTCCAGCCGGAACATGCAGTTGATCCAGCCGCAATTGCAGGAGTTGCGCAAGAAGTACGGCCACGATCGTGAGCGCTTCGCCCAGGAGCAGATGAAGCTGTTCCAGGAGACGGGCACCAACCCGTTCTCCTCCTGCCTGCCGCTGCTGCTGCAGATGCCGATCTTCTTCGCCCTCTTCCGCGTCATCGACCAGGCGTCCCGCAACGGCGCCGAAGGTGCACGCGGCTTCCTGTCCGGTGCGCAGGCCGAATCCCTGGCCAACGCCGAGTGGCTCGGCGGCCGCATCGCCGACACCTTCATGTCGAGCGAGCATCTCGAGACCAAGATCATCGCGATGACGATGGTCATCGCGATGTGCGCCACCCAGTTCTTCACGCAGAAGCAGCTGATGGCCAAGAACATGCCGGAGTCGGCGCTCAACGGCCCGTTCGCCCAGCAGCAGAAGATCCTCCTCTACGTGCTCCCGGTCGTCTTCGCCGTCTCGGGCGTGGCGTTCCCCCTCGGCGTGCTGGTCTACTGGACCACGTCGAACCTGTGGACCATGGGCCAGCAGTTCTGGGTCATCCGCAACAACCCCGCGCCCGGCACGCCGGCCTTCAAGGCCAAGCAGGAGCGCGACCAGGCCAAGGGCAAGACGGTTCAGCCCGATCCGGCGCTCCCCGTCGAGACCGAGACCGAGGCTCAGCGACTGAAGCGCCAGCAGCCGAAGAAGCAGACGCGCGACCAGCGCCGGAAGAGCGGCTCTCCCCAGCCGAAGCAAGCGAAGCCGAAGCCGAAGCCGAACAAGCCTGCCCAGGAGGATCCCGATGAGTGA